Proteins encoded by one window of Lepisosteus oculatus isolate fLepOcu1 chromosome 18, fLepOcu1.hap2, whole genome shotgun sequence:
- the LOC102693791 gene encoding zinc finger protein 345-like has product MAELGAGDPGRCPSAVAGPGCAAQGSDRRQPGSLLRPEQIKTEPDRLEWDGPGQHAGPLLLCGVGHHQLEFGLSCPPVKTELDAPEWHQPANPGIEAFVGKTEAVKEEPWGLKHEHEPPVFCELKPADPLALEHYKLEPDSGGPEGAAEQKGLSVWDLGGVKGEGPSAPVGLQPPAAAPSPPPPGPAEPAADKRKRRHACPQCGKDFCSVYSLKRHQQLHARVGRACCGKTFRSDETFEKHRLSHTVERPYRCEQCAKGFRTARDLKSHGWRHATQKPYACEQCGKSFGLANEFRKHQRVHTGERPYRCAHCGRGFVQSSVLKNHQRIHTGEKPYRCARCGERFGYTAQLRLHERLHTGERPHCCAQCGKSFSQASSLKSHQRIHTGERPYCCAQCGKCFNQQAHLRKHQRIHTGQRPYACPQCGKSFNSSGHLKLHLRIHTGEKPYCCAQCGKSFTTADNLKIHRRIHTGERPYCCPLCGKSFSTADNLKTHRRVHTGERPYVCPQCGKSFVTSDNLKIHRRVHTGERPYVCPQCDTRFSHSGALRSHQRIHTGERPYCCPHCGRSFTQGTHLKKHLQVHGRKRPEGNPAPS; this is encoded by the coding sequence ATGGCGGAGCTGGGGGCCGGGGATCCCGGTCGCTGTCCCTCTGCCGTCGCGGGACCCGGGTGTGCCGCGCAGGGATCTGATCGGCGACAGCCCGGATCTCTGCTGAGGCCCGAGCAAATTAAGACAGAGCCCGACAGGCTGGAATGGGACGGCCCGGGTCAGCACGCTGGCCCGCTGCTCCTCTGCGGCGTGGGACACCACCAGCTGGAGTTCGGACTCTCTTGCCCGCCCGTGAAAACGGAGCTGGACGCCCCAGAGTGGCATCAGCCGGCGAATCCCGGGATAGAGGCGTTTGTTGGAAAGACTGAGGCTGTAAAGGAAGAGCCCTGGGGGCTCAAACACGAGCACGAGCCCCCCGTGTTCTGTGAGCTGAAGCCCGCCGACCCGCTGGCGCTGGAACACTACAAACTGGAGCCCGACAGCGGCGGGCCGGAGGGCGCAGCTGAACAGAAGGGGCTCAGCGTGTGGGATCTGGGCGGGGTGAAGGGCGAGGGCCCCTCCGCGCCTGTTGGCCTCCAGCCCCCGGCCGCGGCCCCTTCGCCGCCGCCGCCCGGCCCCGCGGAGCCCGCCGCGGACAAGCGGAAACGGCGCCACGCCTGCCCCCAGTGCGGGAAGGACTTCTGCAGCGTCTACAGCCTCAAACGGCACCAGCAGCTGCACGCGCGGGTGGGGCGGGCCTGCTGCGGCAAGACCTTCCGGTCGGACGAGACCTTCGAGAAGCACCGGCTGTCCCACACCGTGGAGAGGCCCTACCGCTGCGAGCAGTGCGCCAAGGGCTTCCGCACGGCCCGGGACCTGAAATCCCACGGCTGGCGCCACGCCACCCAGAAGCCCTACGCCTGCGAGCAGTGCGGCAAGAGCTTCGGCCTCGCCAACGAGTTCCGCAAGCACCAGCGCGTCCACACGGGCGAGCGGCCCTACCGCTGCGCCCACTGCGGCAGGGGCTTCGTGCAGTCCTCGGTGCTGAAGAACCACCAGCGCAtccacacgggggagaagcccTACCGCTGCGCCCGGTGCGGCGAGCGCTTCGGCTACACGGCCCAGCTCCGCCTGCACGAGCGCCTGCACACGGGCGAGCGCCCCCACTGCTGCGCCCAGTGCGGCAAGAGCTTCAGCCAGGCCAGTTCGCTCAAGTCGCACCAGCGCATCCACACGGGCGAGCGGCCCTACTGCTGCGCCCAGTGCGGGAAGTGCTTCAACCAGCAGGCGCACCTGAGGAAGCACCAGCGCATCCACACGGGCCAGCGGCCCTACGCCTGCCCGCAGTGCGGGAAGAGCTTCAACAGCTCGGGGCACCTCAAGCTGCACCTGCGCAtccacacgggggagaagcccTACTGCTGCGCCCAGTGCGGCAAGAGCTTCACCACGGCGGACAACCTGAAGATCCACCGGCGCATCCACACAGGCGAGCGGCCCTACTGCTGCCCGCTGTGCGGCAAGAGCTTCAGCACGGCGGACAACCTCAAGACCCACCGGCGCGTGCACACGGGCGAGCGGCCCTACGTCTGCCCGCAGTGCGGCAAGAGCTTCGTCACCTCGGACAACCTGAAGATCCACCGGCGGGTGCACACGGGCGAGCGGCCCTACGTCTGCCCGCAGTGCGACACCCGCTTCAGCCACTCGGGGGCGCTGCGGAGCCACCAGCGCATCCACACGGGGGAGCGGCCCTACTGCTGCCCGCACTGCGGGCGGAGCTTCACGCAGGGCACGCACCTGAAGAAGCACCTGCAGGTGCACGGGAGAAAGAGGCCGGAGGGGAACCCGGCACCGTCCTGA